One Paraburkholderia kururiensis DNA window includes the following coding sequences:
- a CDS encoding ABC transporter substrate-binding protein, producing the protein MSFAQSCNVPVLKVLGQKTLGMAVMEKSLPDYEKKSGTRIEISYFGESDRRAKSRLDASTGAGSYQIYYVDEANVSEFAQAGWIVPLLKYYPKEADYDDFLPARRAVASYRNVAYFAPLIGGSDFLFYRRDLLEKAHMPVPRTLDELVADIKKLNAPPNLYGWVARGQRGSGMNVWRWAPFMLGEGGTWTDKSGQADFNSPAVVKATQLYTDLFRYAPPGSATYDWSNALEAFRSGKVAFMIESTPFADWMEDPTKSSVVDKVGYARPPAPLPSAAYGHGLAISAVGAKDECTRQAAGRFIAWATSKEQEQARLRANVFSDYNRTSTIQSDYFQKHVKPQILAGLKDTGPVSQVTFWRTPQWPDIGDNLGVALEEIFTGTQKDIQGALNDAVQYAQDAMEHGRK; encoded by the coding sequence ATGTCGTTCGCGCAATCGTGCAATGTGCCCGTACTCAAGGTGCTCGGGCAGAAGACGTTGGGCATGGCGGTGATGGAGAAGTCGCTGCCGGACTATGAAAAGAAGAGCGGCACGAGGATTGAGATCAGCTATTTCGGCGAAAGCGACCGGCGCGCGAAGTCGCGGCTCGATGCTTCGACAGGTGCGGGCTCGTACCAGATCTACTATGTGGACGAAGCCAACGTCTCGGAGTTTGCACAGGCGGGCTGGATCGTTCCGCTGCTCAAGTACTACCCGAAGGAAGCCGATTACGACGACTTTCTGCCGGCGCGCCGCGCGGTGGCGAGCTACAGGAACGTCGCGTATTTCGCACCCCTGATCGGCGGATCGGACTTTCTGTTCTATCGGCGCGACCTGCTCGAGAAGGCCCACATGCCGGTGCCGCGCACGCTCGACGAACTCGTTGCGGACATCAAGAAGCTCAACGCGCCGCCGAACCTCTATGGATGGGTGGCGCGCGGCCAGCGCGGCTCGGGCATGAACGTCTGGCGCTGGGCGCCGTTCATGCTGGGCGAAGGCGGCACGTGGACGGACAAGTCGGGCCAGGCGGATTTCAATTCGCCCGCTGTCGTGAAGGCGACCCAGCTCTACACCGATCTCTTCCGCTACGCGCCGCCCGGCTCGGCCACGTATGACTGGAGCAATGCGCTCGAAGCGTTCCGCTCCGGCAAGGTGGCATTCATGATCGAGTCCACGCCGTTTGCGGACTGGATGGAAGACCCGACCAAGTCGAGCGTCGTGGACAAGGTGGGTTACGCGCGACCGCCCGCACCGCTGCCCTCGGCTGCCTACGGCCACGGTCTGGCCATTTCCGCGGTGGGCGCGAAGGACGAATGCACGCGTCAGGCGGCGGGCAGGTTCATCGCGTGGGCAACGAGCAAGGAGCAGGAGCAGGCGCGCCTGCGCGCGAACGTGTTCAGCGACTACAACCGCACGAGCACGATTCAGAGCGACTACTTCCAGAAGCACGTGAAGCCGCAGATTCTGGCCGGCCTGAAAGATACCGGCCCCGTTTCGCAGGTCACGTTCTGGCGCACGCCGCAGTGGCCCGATATCGGCGACAACCTGGGTGTCGCGCTCGAAGAGATCTTTACCGGCACGCAGAAGGACATCCAGGGCGCGTTGAACGATGCCGTGCAGTACGCCCAGGACGCGATGGAACACGGGCGCAAGTGA
- a CDS encoding RidA family protein, whose translation MSQPTHTRIRMFNTKDTYPNQTLDNDLCQAVRAGNTVYVRGQVGTDFDGNLVGLGDARAQAEQAMKNVKQLLEEAGSDLSHIVKTTTYLTDVRYREPVYREVGKWLKGVFPISTGLTVVALGQPQWLMEIDVIAVIPDGWTPPKA comes from the coding sequence ATGAGCCAACCTACGCACACCCGTATCCGCATGTTCAACACGAAGGATACGTACCCGAACCAGACGCTCGACAACGATCTTTGTCAGGCCGTGCGCGCGGGCAACACCGTCTATGTGCGCGGGCAGGTCGGCACGGATTTCGACGGCAATCTCGTGGGCCTGGGCGATGCGCGCGCGCAGGCGGAACAGGCCATGAAGAATGTGAAGCAACTGCTCGAAGAAGCGGGCAGCGACCTTTCGCATATCGTCAAGACCACGACGTATCTCACCGACGTGCGCTATCGCGAGCCGGTCTATCGGGAAGTGGGAAAGTGGTTGAAGGGCGTGTTCCCGATTTCGACCGGGCTTACGGTCGTGGCATTGGGTCAGCCGCAATGGCTCATGGAAATCGACGTCATCGCCGTCATTCCCGATGGTTGGACGCCGCCGAAGGCTTGA
- a CDS encoding carbohydrate ABC transporter permease, with protein MGRLISRSTVLLFGGALVLVAAFPIVWAVLNSLKHLLDIVTPTPRFIFTPTLENYRQVISSPEVLIALQNSALIVGTAVLLGTVLGVPAAYVIARFHVPGKRDIQFFLLSLRFLPPVAVAIPLIAIWIDLGLYDTRLSMIVTYLLTTLSTITWLSIPVFQRMPREIEEAATLDGYGPYAVFWRIALPSCGSTLMGGIVFSFVLVWNELMIALALTSSRSATLPVVASAFTSLGQEVPWGVINASTVLLAIPPIIFVGVLSRLLNSMLKGK; from the coding sequence ATGGGAAGACTGATATCCCGCAGCACGGTCTTGCTGTTCGGCGGCGCGCTCGTGCTGGTGGCCGCATTTCCGATCGTGTGGGCAGTGCTCAACTCGCTCAAGCATCTGCTCGACATTGTCACGCCCACGCCGCGATTCATTTTCACGCCGACGCTGGAAAACTACCGTCAGGTCATATCGAGCCCTGAAGTGCTCATTGCGCTGCAAAACAGCGCGTTGATCGTGGGCACCGCCGTGCTGTTGGGCACGGTGCTCGGCGTGCCGGCGGCCTACGTGATTGCGCGCTTTCACGTGCCGGGCAAACGCGACATCCAGTTCTTTCTGCTCTCGCTGCGGTTTTTGCCGCCTGTCGCGGTGGCGATTCCGCTCATCGCCATCTGGATCGACCTGGGGCTCTACGACACGCGGCTCTCCATGATCGTGACGTATCTGCTGACCACGCTCTCGACCATTACATGGCTTTCGATTCCCGTGTTCCAGCGCATGCCGCGTGAGATCGAGGAGGCCGCGACGCTGGACGGCTACGGGCCTTACGCCGTGTTCTGGCGCATTGCGCTGCCTAGCTGCGGCAGCACGTTGATGGGCGGCATCGTGTTCAGCTTCGTGCTGGTCTGGAACGAACTGATGATCGCGCTTGCGCTCACGTCCTCGCGCAGCGCGACGCTGCCTGTCGTGGCGTCCGCATTCACGTCGCTGGGCCAGGAAGTGCCATGGGGCGTGATCAACGCATCCACGGTGTTGCTCGCCATCCCGCCCATCATTTTCGTGGGCGTGCTGAGCCGCCTGCTGAACTCAATGCTCAAAGGAAAATAA
- the argE gene encoding acetylornithine deacetylase, translating into MSEMSSRALLETLVGFATVSRDSNLALIAFVRDFLAQQGVECELFYNDERTKANLFATIGPRDRGGVALSGHTDVVPVEGQAWTIDPFSLVEKEGRLYGRGTADMKGFLASVLAAVPMFVQRDLKMPVHLAFSYDEEVGCLGVRSMLDELARREHKPVLCLIGEPTELKPVLGHKGKLAMRCCVKGAACHSAYAPYGVNAIQYAARLIAHLEEIGQTLAQPKHHDERFDPPYSTVQTGVIRGGRALNIVPAECEFDFEVRALPGFDASTVANRLQQYAESELLPKMRAVKPETGITLQALSAYPGLAISPQSEAARLVALLAGSTEFGTVAFGTEGGLFEQAGIPTVVCGPGSMDQGHKPDEFVTVEQMRACDAMLVRLADYLSA; encoded by the coding sequence ATGAGTGAGATGTCGAGTCGCGCGCTGCTCGAAACGCTGGTGGGTTTCGCAACAGTGAGCCGCGACTCCAATCTCGCGTTGATCGCGTTCGTGCGGGACTTCCTCGCGCAGCAAGGCGTTGAATGCGAGCTGTTCTACAACGACGAGCGCACCAAGGCGAATCTCTTTGCCACGATCGGCCCGCGCGATCGCGGCGGCGTTGCGCTCTCGGGGCATACGGACGTGGTGCCCGTGGAGGGCCAGGCGTGGACTATCGATCCCTTCAGTCTCGTCGAAAAAGAAGGCCGGCTCTATGGGCGGGGCACGGCCGACATGAAGGGCTTTCTGGCATCGGTGCTTGCGGCGGTGCCGATGTTCGTCCAGCGCGATCTGAAGATGCCCGTGCATCTCGCGTTCTCGTACGACGAAGAGGTGGGCTGCCTCGGCGTTCGTTCCATGCTGGACGAACTCGCACGGCGCGAACATAAACCGGTGCTGTGTCTGATCGGCGAGCCCACTGAATTGAAGCCTGTGCTGGGGCACAAAGGCAAGCTCGCCATGCGTTGCTGTGTGAAAGGCGCCGCGTGTCATTCCGCTTACGCGCCATATGGCGTGAACGCGATTCAGTATGCGGCGCGTCTGATCGCTCATCTCGAAGAAATCGGACAGACACTCGCGCAGCCCAAGCACCACGACGAACGGTTCGACCCGCCATACTCGACGGTACAAACGGGCGTGATTCGCGGCGGGCGTGCGCTCAATATCGTGCCCGCCGAATGCGAGTTCGATTTCGAAGTGCGCGCGTTGCCGGGCTTCGACGCCAGCACGGTCGCCAACAGATTGCAGCAGTACGCCGAGTCCGAACTGCTACCGAAGATGCGCGCCGTGAAGCCGGAAACCGGCATCACGCTTCAAGCGCTTTCGGCCTATCCAGGACTGGCGATCTCGCCGCAGAGCGAGGCGGCGCGTCTCGTCGCGCTGCTGGCGGGATCGACGGAATTCGGCACGGTCGCGTTCGGCACCGAAGGCGGCTTGTTCGAACAGGCGGGCATTCCGACTGTCGTATGCGGCCCGGGCAGTATGGATCAGGGGCACAAGCCCGATGAATTCGTGACGGTCGAACAAATGCGCGCGTGCGACGCCATGCTCGTGCGGCTCGCCGATTACCTCTCGGCATGA
- a CDS encoding LysR family transcriptional regulator produces MENHPLRYSLRQLRYFVVTAETLSFTAAAKELHISQPSVSTALADLEVSFGVQLFIRHHASGLSLTQAGRDLLGQARNLLKIAEELQMAAKEMDGGMTGAIALGCLVSLAPPLMPGLISRFTEAHTGISFRTVEGHQDALLRGLHDGSLDIALTYSLDLTEDIAFTPLLSLPPYAILPRTHRLARARKISLADLLHEPYVMLDLPHSREYFAALFDAVGSRPVPAFRSSQPEVVRGMVANGLGYSLLNFPLKSTRTVDGEEFVIKRFKESANATTLGIAQSRTMKPRQVVHRFTSFCENYIRRLHIDA; encoded by the coding sequence ATGGAAAACCACCCGTTACGCTATTCGCTGCGCCAGTTGCGGTACTTCGTCGTCACGGCGGAAACCTTGTCCTTCACCGCCGCCGCCAAGGAACTGCACATTTCGCAGCCGTCCGTCTCGACGGCGTTGGCGGACCTGGAAGTGTCTTTCGGCGTGCAGCTTTTCATCCGGCATCACGCGAGCGGTCTCTCGCTTACGCAAGCGGGGCGCGATCTGCTGGGCCAGGCGCGCAACCTGCTCAAGATCGCCGAAGAATTGCAGATGGCCGCCAAGGAAATGGATGGCGGCATGACGGGGGCCATCGCTCTGGGCTGCCTTGTGTCGCTCGCGCCGCCTTTGATGCCGGGGCTCATCAGCCGCTTTACGGAGGCTCATACGGGCATTTCGTTTCGCACGGTAGAGGGGCACCAGGATGCGCTGCTGCGCGGCTTGCACGACGGCTCGCTCGACATAGCGCTGACCTATAGCCTCGACCTCACGGAAGACATCGCGTTCACGCCGCTGCTTTCCTTGCCGCCGTACGCGATCCTGCCGCGCACGCATCGCCTCGCGCGCGCACGCAAGATTTCGCTGGCCGATCTGCTGCACGAGCCTTACGTGATGCTCGATTTACCGCATAGCCGCGAATATTTCGCCGCGCTGTTCGACGCTGTCGGCAGCAGACCTGTACCCGCGTTTCGCTCGTCGCAACCGGAAGTCGTGCGCGGCATGGTGGCCAACGGACTCGGCTATAGCCTGCTCAACTTCCCGCTCAAATCCACGCGCACGGTGGATGGCGAAGAGTTCGTCATCAAGCGTTTCAAGGAAAGCGCCAACGCGACGACGCTCGGCATTGCGCAGTCGCGCACGATGAAGCCGCGGCAAGTGGTGCATCGCTTCACGTCGTTCTGCGAGAACTACATCCGGCGGTTGCATATCGACGCCTGA
- a CDS encoding NAD(P)-dependent alcohol dehydrogenase has translation MKALVLEEARRLSLRDIDLPLAVGPRDVKIRIHTVGVCGSDVHYFTHGRIGPFKVEQPMVLGHEASGTVVEVGEEVSHLSVGDRVCMEPGIPQFDSPATMRGLYNLDPAVRFWATPPIHGCLTPYVVHPAAFTYRLPDNVSFAEGAIVEPLSIGLQAAKKAAMKPGDVAVVIGAGTIGAMTTLAALAGGASRVILADVVKEKLAHFANHPAVVTVHAAEQSLPDVVRQVTQDWGADVVFEASGNAAVFETLLDLVCPGGCAVLVGMPANPVALDVVAMQAKEVRLESVFRYANIFPRALALISSGAIDVKPFISRKFAFSQGVKAFEEAAAGRPEDVKIQIEMD, from the coding sequence ATGAAAGCCCTCGTACTCGAAGAAGCACGCCGCCTGAGCCTGCGCGACATCGACCTGCCGCTCGCGGTGGGGCCGCGCGACGTCAAGATCCGCATCCATACCGTGGGTGTGTGCGGCAGCGATGTTCACTACTTCACGCACGGCCGCATCGGGCCGTTCAAGGTGGAGCAGCCGATGGTGCTCGGCCACGAAGCATCCGGCACGGTGGTGGAGGTGGGCGAGGAGGTGAGTCACCTCAGCGTGGGCGACCGCGTCTGCATGGAGCCCGGCATTCCGCAGTTCGATTCGCCCGCCACCATGCGCGGGCTCTACAACCTGGACCCTGCTGTGCGCTTCTGGGCCACGCCGCCCATCCACGGTTGCCTCACGCCGTATGTGGTGCATCCGGCGGCGTTCACGTACCGTCTGCCCGATAACGTGAGCTTCGCGGAAGGCGCGATCGTCGAGCCGCTTTCCATTGGCTTGCAGGCGGCCAAGAAGGCGGCCATGAAGCCCGGAGACGTAGCGGTCGTGATCGGCGCGGGCACCATCGGCGCGATGACGACGCTCGCGGCGCTGGCAGGCGGCGCATCGCGCGTGATTCTCGCGGACGTGGTGAAGGAGAAACTCGCGCATTTCGCCAACCATCCTGCCGTGGTGACGGTGCACGCGGCGGAGCAATCGCTGCCCGACGTGGTGCGGCAGGTGACGCAGGACTGGGGCGCCGACGTGGTCTTCGAAGCATCGGGCAATGCCGCCGTATTCGAAACGCTGCTCGATCTCGTATGCCCCGGCGGATGTGCGGTGCTCGTCGGCATGCCGGCGAACCCGGTCGCGCTGGACGTGGTTGCGATGCAGGCGAAGGAAGTGCGGCTCGAGTCGGTATTTCGTTATGCCAATATCTTTCCGCGAGCGCTCGCACTCATCAGTTCGGGCGCGATCGACGTGAAGCCGTTCATCTCTCGCAAGTTCGCGTTCTCGCAGGGTGTGAAGGCGTTCGAGGAAGCCGCCGCGGGGCGCCCCGAAGACGTCAAGATCCAGATCGAGATGGATTGA
- a CDS encoding flavin-containing monooxygenase, producing the protein MTVETTSIDTLVVGAGQAGVAMSEHLSRHGVPHLVLERARIAERWRTARWDSLVANGPAWHDRFPNMAFAETAPDGFAPKEEVADYFVAYAKKFDAPIRTGIEVKRVVRNNGRPGFTVETSDGVMEARRVVVATGPFQKPVIPSIAPQDAALLQIHSADYRNPQQLPEGGVLVVGAGSSGVQIADELQRAGKRVFLSVGAHDRPPRAYRGRDFCWWLGVLGEWDAEVMKPGREHVTIAVSGARGGQTVDFRRLAHQGITLVGLTKSFEGNVAHFDADLAENIARGDENYLSLLDAADAYVARNGLDLPEEPDARLLPPDPECVTHPLLKLDLAQAGVTSIIWATGFATDFGWLQVDTFDGNGKPRHQRGVSKEPGVYFLGLPWLSRRGSAFIWGVWHDARHIADHIVMQRKYQTYYDGPDSQAKKPQPEQQVRATA; encoded by the coding sequence ATGACAGTGGAAACAACATCGATCGATACGCTGGTGGTCGGCGCAGGCCAGGCCGGCGTCGCCATGAGTGAACATTTGAGCCGGCACGGCGTGCCGCATCTGGTGCTGGAACGCGCGCGCATTGCGGAGCGCTGGCGCACGGCACGATGGGACTCGCTCGTCGCGAACGGTCCGGCATGGCACGACCGGTTCCCCAATATGGCGTTCGCCGAAACGGCGCCCGATGGCTTTGCGCCGAAGGAAGAGGTGGCCGACTATTTCGTCGCGTACGCAAAAAAATTCGATGCGCCGATTCGCACAGGCATCGAGGTGAAGAGGGTGGTGCGCAACAATGGACGGCCTGGTTTTACCGTGGAGACGTCCGATGGCGTGATGGAAGCGAGGCGTGTGGTGGTTGCCACCGGGCCGTTTCAGAAGCCTGTGATTCCATCCATCGCGCCGCAGGACGCAGCGCTTTTGCAGATTCATTCCGCCGACTATCGCAACCCGCAGCAATTGCCCGAGGGCGGTGTTCTCGTGGTGGGTGCGGGATCGTCGGGCGTTCAGATCGCCGATGAATTGCAGCGCGCGGGCAAGCGCGTGTTTCTCTCGGTCGGTGCGCATGACCGCCCGCCGCGCGCGTATCGCGGACGCGATTTCTGCTGGTGGCTCGGCGTGCTCGGCGAGTGGGATGCCGAGGTCATGAAGCCGGGGCGCGAGCACGTCACCATCGCGGTGAGCGGTGCGCGCGGCGGGCAGACCGTGGACTTTCGCCGGCTCGCACATCAGGGCATCACGCTTGTCGGTCTGACGAAATCGTTCGAAGGCAACGTGGCGCACTTCGACGCCGATCTTGCCGAAAACATCGCACGCGGCGATGAAAACTATCTTTCGCTGCTCGACGCCGCGGACGCCTACGTCGCGCGCAACGGTCTTGATCTGCCCGAGGAACCCGACGCGCGCCTCCTTCCGCCGGACCCCGAATGCGTGACCCATCCGCTGCTGAAACTCGATCTCGCACAAGCGGGCGTGACGTCCATCATCTGGGCGACAGGCTTTGCCACCGACTTCGGATGGCTGCAGGTCGATACGTTCGACGGGAACGGCAAGCCCAGGCATCAGCGTGGCGTATCGAAGGAGCCGGGCGTGTACTTCCTCGGCTTGCCGTGGCTGTCGCGACGCGGTTCCGCATTCATCTGGGGCGTGTGGCATGACGCAAGGCATATCGCGGACCATATCGTCATGCAACGCAAGTATCAGACGTATTACGACGGGCCTGATTCGCAGGCGAAGAAACCGCAGCCCGAGCAACAGGTTCGGGCGACCGCGTAA
- a CDS encoding carbohydrate ABC transporter permease, translating into MFNRGKTSLPFVFLVPPLVVMAVLGLVPTVAAINLALKNRVLRYTDSEYVWFRNFVRLATDRRFINSIEVSAIWEVVTVLGAVAVGIVIAVYLFENVRGRMRNLIGVLLIVPVLLPRVSAAFIWKFMYSPLSGILSWLFGVFGIPNTAFLSDPSMALYAVALVDIWQWGLFFAVVVLKLLETLPPEPLEAARLDYAKTWQVYAWIALPMLRAPIMSLVFIKMVESLRSFDLIYVMTKGGPGVSTETLDMYAYSQGIGLSGKVSYASSMAVLMMVATTLIFTLIWKRVSKWED; encoded by the coding sequence ATGTTCAATCGCGGCAAGACCAGTCTTCCGTTCGTGTTTCTCGTGCCGCCGCTTGTCGTGATGGCGGTGCTGGGCCTCGTGCCCACTGTGGCGGCCATCAATCTCGCGCTCAAGAACCGCGTGCTTCGCTACACAGATAGCGAGTACGTATGGTTTCGCAACTTCGTGCGTCTGGCGACGGACCGGCGTTTCATCAACTCCATCGAGGTCTCCGCGATCTGGGAGGTCGTCACCGTTTTGGGCGCGGTCGCGGTGGGCATCGTGATCGCCGTCTATCTGTTCGAGAACGTGCGTGGGCGCATGCGCAATCTGATCGGTGTTCTGTTGATCGTGCCGGTCTTGCTGCCTCGCGTTTCGGCGGCGTTCATCTGGAAGTTCATGTACTCGCCGTTGAGCGGCATTCTGAGCTGGCTGTTCGGCGTGTTCGGCATACCGAATACGGCCTTTCTGTCGGACCCGTCCATGGCGCTCTACGCGGTCGCGCTGGTGGACATCTGGCAATGGGGTCTGTTCTTTGCCGTGGTCGTGCTCAAGCTGCTGGAGACGCTGCCGCCCGAGCCGCTGGAAGCCGCCCGGCTCGACTATGCGAAGACGTGGCAGGTCTACGCGTGGATCGCGCTGCCCATGCTGAGAGCGCCGATCATGAGCCTCGTGTTCATCAAGATGGTGGAGTCGCTGCGATCGTTCGACCTGATCTACGTGATGACCAAGGGCGGCCCCGGCGTGTCCACCGAAACGCTGGACATGTACGCGTATTCGCAAGGCATCGGTCTTTCCGGCAAGGTGTCGTACGCGTCGAGCATGGCGGTGCTGATGATGGTGGCCACCACCCTCATCTTTACCCTGATCTGGAAACGGGTGAGCAAATGGGAAGACTGA
- a CDS encoding SRPBCC family protein produces the protein MDNAALNKLVDALRDGCDRSFSDARAMPPGVYTSADFLALEEQHIFAREWQCLGRASALKAPGDYLTARIGAQPVVVLRDEQMQLKAMSNVCLHRMSVLLEGRGNVRRVICPYHGWNYAFDGALKGAPMMDRQPGFCKEQYRLPAVRCEEWQGWIYVTLDPAAPPVQEQLAGLTTLIEAYGMSDYIETFYEEHVWDTNWKILAENFMESYHLPMLHRATVGPHSKLEEMECPPGHAAFNYHWITKEASLPIGNAHPDNTRLTGHWRKTTALLAIYPTHLVTLTPGYFWYLALQPQGVGQVQIRFGGGLAPEFIADPEANKHMVTLKKLLDEVNAEDRRGVEAVFRGVHAPLAKPGHLSHLERPNYDFARYLAGKLQSH, from the coding sequence ATGGACAACGCGGCACTGAACAAGCTGGTCGATGCCTTGCGCGACGGATGCGATCGCTCGTTCAGCGATGCCAGGGCCATGCCGCCCGGTGTCTATACGTCGGCCGACTTTCTTGCGCTCGAAGAGCAGCACATCTTCGCGCGCGAATGGCAGTGCCTGGGGCGTGCAAGCGCACTCAAGGCGCCCGGCGATTACCTGACGGCGCGAATCGGCGCACAGCCTGTCGTGGTGTTGCGCGACGAACAGATGCAGCTCAAAGCAATGTCGAATGTGTGCCTGCATCGCATGTCGGTACTGCTGGAAGGGCGCGGCAACGTGCGGCGCGTGATCTGTCCTTATCACGGGTGGAACTACGCATTCGACGGTGCGCTGAAGGGCGCGCCCATGATGGACCGGCAGCCAGGCTTCTGCAAAGAACAGTACAGGCTGCCCGCCGTGCGCTGCGAAGAATGGCAAGGTTGGATCTACGTGACGCTGGACCCTGCTGCGCCGCCCGTGCAGGAGCAACTCGCCGGGCTGACCACGCTGATCGAAGCGTACGGCATGAGCGATTACATCGAAACGTTCTATGAAGAGCACGTGTGGGACACGAACTGGAAGATCCTCGCGGAAAACTTCATGGAGAGTTATCACCTGCCCATGCTGCATCGCGCTACGGTGGGACCGCATTCGAAGCTCGAGGAGATGGAGTGCCCGCCTGGCCACGCCGCGTTCAACTATCACTGGATCACGAAAGAGGCGTCGTTGCCCATCGGCAATGCGCACCCCGACAACACGCGCCTGACGGGCCACTGGCGCAAGACCACGGCGTTGCTGGCGATCTATCCGACGCATCTCGTCACGCTTACGCCCGGCTATTTCTGGTATCTCGCGCTACAACCGCAAGGCGTGGGGCAAGTGCAGATCCGCTTTGGCGGTGGCCTCGCGCCCGAGTTTATCGCCGACCCTGAAGCGAACAAGCACATGGTCACACTCAAGAAGCTGCTCGACGAAGTCAACGCCGAAGACCGGCGTGGCGTGGAAGCGGTGTTCCGCGGCGTGCATGCACCGCTTGCGAAGCCCGGGCATCTCAGCCATCTCGAACGCCCCAACTACGACTTCGCACGCTATCTCGCAGGCAAGCTGCAATCGCATTAA
- a CDS encoding DUF1028 domain-containing protein, protein MTFSIVGRCEKTGQLGVAISSSSIAVGARCPWLRAGVGAVATQNVTLPALGPRVLDLLEARRLDPSQALKQALDADEWREYRQVTAIDAQGRTAFFSGKEALGTYHAVAGDQCVAAGNMLAGVHVIEAMPAAFADAQGTLADRLLAAMRAAMAAGGEAGPVHSAALKIVGDLSWPLVDLRVDWADDDPIGQLGSLWAAYKPQMQDYVTRALNPTVAPSYGVPGDE, encoded by the coding sequence ATGACTTTCTCTATCGTCGGACGCTGTGAGAAGACGGGACAACTGGGCGTTGCGATCAGTTCGTCCAGCATTGCGGTGGGTGCGCGTTGTCCATGGCTGCGCGCTGGTGTCGGCGCAGTCGCGACGCAGAACGTCACGTTGCCCGCACTCGGCCCGCGTGTGCTCGATCTGCTCGAAGCGAGGCGGCTCGATCCATCTCAGGCCTTGAAACAGGCCCTCGATGCAGACGAATGGCGCGAGTATCGCCAGGTCACGGCGATCGACGCGCAAGGCCGGACCGCGTTCTTCAGCGGCAAGGAAGCACTCGGCACTTATCACGCCGTGGCGGGCGACCAGTGCGTCGCAGCGGGCAACATGCTGGCCGGCGTACACGTGATCGAAGCGATGCCGGCTGCGTTTGCCGACGCGCAGGGCACGCTCGCCGACCGTCTGCTCGCGGCGATGCGGGCCGCAATGGCCGCAGGGGGCGAAGCGGGGCCGGTCCATTCGGCGGCGCTGAAGATCGTCGGCGACTTGAGCTGGCCGCTCGTGGACCTGCGGGTCGATTGGGCCGACGACGATCCCATCGGTCAGCTCGGCAGCCTGTGGGCCGCCTACAAGCCGCAGATGCAAGACTACGTCACACGCGCGTTGAACCCGACCGTGGCGCCCAGCTACGGAGTGCCAGGCGATGAGTGA